Part of the Methanophagales archaeon genome is shown below.
AGTATGACCCATAAATATAAGCCGATCAGAGGGTAGGGATAGGGATAGTAGTTTCGTTGTGTATCAACTAACTCAAAGGATGAATTACAGAAGATTGCCATAAGAAGAGAGCTTGCAAGACTTAAAGGAGATAGGAGATGAATAAATGGAGCTTTGAGCGGCTTCTCCTCTCCCACACACCACGCTTCGCTATCTTTCACTCCGGTGCTATCGTACCCGGATAAAGCGTGCAGATCATCTGCAAGAATACATCGTCTGTTACTCTTACTAATACTCGAAATCTGGCAACGCGGAACACGCCCTGCACCGTACACAACCCGCCTTGTTCTTACGCCAGTTCATCCCTCCGGCATGCAATACCTCCGCAACTTCCTCATATAACCGAAACATCCTCTCTGGAGCTGGTGGTCTCTCATTCTCCAGCATCGAGCCCGGTATAGGACGCAGAGGCACTACGAATGGATACACGCCGAGCTCTACCATCGTTTGACTACCCCTTATTATAGACTCATCACTCTCACCCAATCCGGTAATCACATAACTGCTGACCTGAGTATCACCAAAGAGCGCTACACTCCGTTTCCATGCATCCACATATCGCTCAAAAGATATCTCTGCCTTGCATTCCGCCATTCTTTGCAACACACCACGGTCAAAGCTCTCCACATGTATCCCCACCGTGTCCACAGCATCGGAGAGGGCATCAATCATATTTAGCTCTTTTGGCGGCTCGAATTGCACATGTATCGGCAGACCAGTTGCATCCTTTATCGCTCTCGCAGTCTCTGCGAGATAATATATACCTTTGTCGGGTGTGGCTGTTGTACCTGTGGTGAGCGTCACGTGAGTGACGTGGTCCAGCCTCTTCGCCGCCTCTGCCACCTCCGCAAGCTGCTCCGGTGTCTTCTTCGCTATCGTCGCACCACTTTTCAATGACAGCTCGATTGCACAGAACTTACACCTCTTTGGCGTGTCCCAGTACACACAGGTCTGTATTGTGGTCGTAGCCAAACAATCTGCACCGTGCAGTAGTGCGATTTTATAATAGGGTATGCCATCACGCGTCTTCAAATGCTGGAATCGCGCAGCAGGAAACGTAACCTCGGTTATTCGCTCTCCATTCCTCTCCAATACGTATCGCCCCTCTTCACCATAAACGCGGTACGGCGACTGAGAGACAAACCAGCTCCGCGTGGGAACGTTCACCACAGTGCCCCCAAACATGAACATACCACCTGCTGCGGGTCCTGCCCCGCCTTTCCTGCCTTTGTCCACACCAGAACCTGACACTCTCGCACCCAGACATAGCAACTCCGTCTTCAAACTCTTTGTATCCATTGCTAAATTACTAATAGAAAATTTCTTTTAAAAAGAAAGCTTTGCTATCTATATGCGTTCCGATACATTGAAGCGGGATATAGAGACTTTACCGCATCGTGCACTATTGATGTCTGCGGGTGTGAAACAGTCGGATTTCGAGTCGGATAAACCCTTCATCGGCATTGCTAATAGCTACAATAACATTATTCCCGGGCATATTCACCTGAACGAACTTACGAACGAGGTGAAGCGGGGAATAAGAGATGCAGGTGGCGTACCTTTTGAATGGGGTGTGCCTGGCGTATGTGATGGTATAGCGATGTATGTAGAGATGCGACTCTCACTTCCAAGCAGAGAGAATATCGCTGATAATATCGAGATAATGGTTCTATCGCACTCTCTGGATGGCTGGGTCGGTGTAACGAACTGTGACAAAATAACACCCGGAATGCTGATGGCTGCTGGACGCCTCAATTTGCCTGCTATCATACTCACTGGTGGAGCGATGAAAGCGAATCGCAGTGATGGCGAGAAGCATCATCCGATTGAAGGCTTCAGCATCGTAGGTCGTGTGAAAGGCGGTTTGATGACCGAGGAAGAAGCGAGAGCTATGCTACCTGTGATGGCTTGTGGTGCTGGCTCCTGCGTCGGGCTCTATACTGCGAATACAATGGCTATTGTCACAGAAGTGCTGGGCATGTCACTCACCGGATGCGCAACTACGCTGGCAATAGACCCTGAGAAGAAGCGGCAGGCGTATGAAACGGGCAGACGAATCGTTGAACTGGTTAAAGAGGATATAAAGCCGCGTGATATAATGGTGAGAGACGCTTTCGAGAACGCCATCAGGGTGGATATGGCACTTGGCGGCTCCACGAATGCTGTATTACATATACCAATGATAGCAAAAGAAGCAGGTATTGAGCTCAATGTGAGCATATTCGATACGATATCACGCGAGACGCCAAATATATGCAGGTTGATACCCGCGGGAACGCACGAAATGGCTGATTTAGACCGGGCAGGTGGCATACCTGCTGTTCTTCACCGCTTGCGTACGATGCTCAAAGATTCTGCAACGGTGAATGGACGAACGATAAAGGAGATAGCGGATGAAGGCAGGGTTCTGGACGAAGAAGTTATCAGAAGCTTAGACAACCCGTATTTCCCTGAAGGCGGGATAGCGGTACTGAGCGGTAACCTTGCAAACAGCGCGGTACTAAAACAGACCGCAGTTGATGAAGATATGATGGTACATTCGGGACCTGCAAAGGTGTTTATGAGCGAGAAGGACCTGTTAGATG
Proteins encoded:
- the ilvD gene encoding dihydroxy-acid dehydratase, with the translated sequence MRSDTLKRDIETLPHRALLMSAGVKQSDFESDKPFIGIANSYNNIIPGHIHLNELTNEVKRGIRDAGGVPFEWGVPGVCDGIAMYVEMRLSLPSRENIADNIEIMVLSHSLDGWVGVTNCDKITPGMLMAAGRLNLPAIILTGGAMKANRSDGEKHHPIEGFSIVGRVKGGLMTEEEARAMLPVMACGAGSCVGLYTANTMAIVTEVLGMSLTGCATTLAIDPEKKRQAYETGRRIVELVKEDIKPRDIMVRDAFENAIRVDMALGGSTNAVLHIPMIAKEAGIELNVSIFDTISRETPNICRLIPAGTHEMADLDRAGGIPAVLHRLRTMLKDSATVNGRTIKEIADEGRVLDEEVIRSLDNPYFPEGGIAVLSGNLANSAVLKQTAVDEDMMVHSGPAKVFMSEKDLLDAIEGKGDKIIKEGDVVVLPFQGPAGAPGMPEMLTPTDAIKGAGFKHVALITDGRFSGATSGLCIGHVEMEAYNGGAIGAIRDGDVIEIDVPRRSLNVRLSESELRDRLKHVRPPHRELTPLLEAYRKKFSGINCYGYGYGYGNGE
- a CDS encoding MSMEG_0568 family radical SAM protein, coding for MDTKSLKTELLCLGARVSGSGVDKGRKGGAGPAAGGMFMFGGTVVNVPTRSWFVSQSPYRVYGEEGRYVLERNGERITEVTFPAARFQHLKTRDGIPYYKIALLHGADCLATTTIQTCVYWDTPKRCKFCAIELSLKSGATIAKKTPEQLAEVAEAAKRLDHVTHVTLTTGTTATPDKGIYYLAETARAIKDATGLPIHVQFEPPKELNMIDALSDAVDTVGIHVESFDRGVLQRMAECKAEISFERYVDAWKRSVALFGDTQVSSYVITGLGESDESIIRGSQTMVELGVYPFVVPLRPIPGSMLENERPPAPERMFRLYEEVAEVLHAGGMNWRKNKAGCVRCRACSALPDFEY